GGCCAGTTTCCCCTTCACGTCAACGAGGGCGCGAAACCCACGCTGGATCGCGGACAGGATGTCTGACGCCGAGGCGTTCAGCAGCTCCTCGACCGGGTGGCGCTCTTTCACCTGCGTCGCCTCTTGCGGCGGGTGGCGACCTCTTCCTCGATCTTCCTGATCGTCTCGACGGCATCGCTGGCACTGAAGCCAAGCGTGTTCGCGACTTCGATGAACTCGACAACATCGAGGCGTCGCTCACCGCGCTCGTATTTCGAAACGTACGATTGCGGGCGCTCCAGGCGCCCCGCCAGCTCGGCCTGGGTGAGCCCCGCCACCCGCCGGGCTTCAACGAGCAGTTTCCGGAGGGATTCGTACTTGCCTGTAAAGACGGACTTGGTCACCAAGCCGGGTCGATAAACCCATTTCCGGTTAAACCCAAAATTGGTTGTCCGGGGCGTCTTCCGGAATTCCGGAAAGCACCGCCGGCAAGGGACGGTCTACCCTGCCCTTTGCCTGATCACGAATCTTCTGGCCGGACCTCATGCGCACTCGGCGGGAAACGGAAACGCGACACAGCTATCTTCCGTGGGTCAGATTCGAACGTGCGACGAAAGTGGAGCTAATGGGCTCGGCTCTATGGCCGCAGGCCCCCGAACTCCCGGCGCTGCATTGACTCCGCAGCCAAGGCGCGGCAGCGTTCTCTCGGTTCGCCATGGCTCAGCACATCTCCATCGTCGGCGCGCGGCAGCACAACCTGAAAAATGTCTCCGTCGACATTCCACGCGATAAGCTCGTCGTCATCACCGGGCTCTCCGGCTCCGGCAAGTCTTCGCTCGCCTTCGATACCCTTTACGCCGAAGGCCAGCGCCGCTACGTCGAGTCGCTGTCCGCCTACGCGCGGCAATTCCTCGAACAGATGGAAAAACCGGACGTCGATTCCATCGACGGCCTCTCCCCCGCCATCGCCATCGAACAGCGCACGACATCCCGCAACCCGCGCTCGACCGTCGGCACGGTCACCGAGATCTACGACTACCTCCGCGTCCTTTTCGCGCGCATCGGAACGCCCTTCTGCCACCGCTGCGGTCGCCCCATTCAGCCGCAAACGATCCAACAAATCGTCGACCGCCTGCTCGCCCTGCCCGAGGGTACCGGCATTCACGTGCTGGCACCCGTCGCTCGCGACCGCAAAGGAGAGTACCGCAAAGAACTCCTCGCCCTCCGCAAGGCCGGCTTCGTGCGCGTACGCATCGACGGCGCGCTCCGGGATCTCGCCGAGGACATCGCCCTCGCCAGGACCGTGGCGCACACCATAGAAGTGCTGGTCGACCGCCTCGTCATCCGCCCCGGCATCGCCAGGCGCCTCGCCGACTCGCTCGAAGTCGCCTTCAAACAGGCCAACGACGTCGCGCATATCGAGGTTCTCGGCCCCTCCCGCGACACCGTCCGCGACGACTTCGTCGTCAGTCAGCGCTTCGCATGCGTTCACTGCGGGGTCTCGTTCGCCGAGCTGACGCCGCGCATGTTCTCTTTCAACAACCCGCAGGGCGCCTGCCCGACGTGCGGCGGACTCGGCGAAAGACTGTACTTCGACCCCGACCTCGTCGTCCCCAATCCGGCCCTGAGCGTTCCCAACGGGGCTGTGGCGCCGTGGGAACGCAAGAGCAGCTATCTGCGCCCGGCAATCTGGAAGGCGCTCGCCCGCCACTTCAAGGTCGACCCGGATACGCCTTTCAAAGACCTGCCGAAGACCGCGCGCGACGGGCTGCTGCATGGAACGACGCAGTCCGTGACCTTCGTCTTCGAGAAGGCCAACCGGCGCTACGAGTTTCGCCGCCCGTTCGAAGGGGTCATCCCCAACCTCGAACGCCGCATGAAAGAGACGCAATCGGACTGGATGCGCGAGGAGCTGGAACGTTTCATGAACTCCCGCCCCTGCGAGAGCTGTCACGGGGCTCGACTCAAGCCCGAAGCGCTGGCGGTGCGGCTGCACGGGAAGTCGATCGTCGACGTGACGGCGATGTCGATCCGGCAGGCGATCGGTTACTTCAGCGCGCTGCCGCTGACGCCGCAGGAGCACGAGATCGCCCGCCGCATCCTGAAGGAGGTCACCGAACGCCTCGGCTTCCTCGCCGACGTCGGCCTCGACTACCTGACCCTCGATCGCCCCGCGGCGACGCTGTCCGGCGGCGAGGCCCAGCGCATTCGTCTGGCCACGCAGATCGGCGCCAGCCTCGTCGGAGTCCTGTACATCCTCGACGAACCCTCGATCGGTCTGCACCAGCAGGACAATCGACGGCTGCTTGCGACCCTGCGCCGGCTGCGCGACCTCGGCAACACCGTGCTCGTTGTCGAACACGACCGCGACGCCATTACCGAGGCCGACTACGTGATCGACATGGGCCCGGGGGCCGGCGCCCACGGCGGCGAGGTCGTCGCGCGCGGCACGCCGGCGCAGATCATGACCGACCCGCGCTCGCTGACCGGCCAGTACCTTTCCGGCCAACGCGGCATCGCCGTCCCGGCAGCCCGCCGCGGCGGCAGCCTCCTGTCGCTAACGATCACCGGGGCGCGCCAGAACAACCTGCGCAACCTGAACGTCAGCATCCCCCTCGGCACGCTGACCTGCGTCACCGGCCTGTCCGGGTCTGGCAAGAGCACGTTGATCGTCGACACTCTGTACCGCGCCCTCGCGCAGCGCCTCTCCGGAGCGAAGGAGAAACCGGGAATTCACGACGAACTGCGCGGCTGGCAGTGCCTCGACAAGGTCATCGATGTCGACCAGTCCCCGATCGGGCGCACCCCGCGCTCCAACCCGGCCACGTACACGGGCGTGTTCGCGCACATCCGCGACCTTTTCGCGCAACTGCCCGAAGCCCGCACGCGCGGTTACGGCCCCGGCCGCTTTTCCTTCAACGTCAAGGGCGGACGCTGCGAGGCCTGCCGCGGCGACGGTTCGATTCGCATCGAAATGCACTTCTTGCCGGATGTGTTCGTGACCTGCGAGGTGTGCGGGGGCCGGCGCTACAACCGCGAGACCCTCGAAGTCCGGTTCAAGGGACGCAACATCGCCGACGTCCTGGACCTGAGTGTCGCCCAGGCCATCGAGGTGCTCAGTCACGTCCCGCCAATCCGCCACAAGCTGGAGACCTTGCGCGACGTCGGCCTCGACTACATCCACCTCGGCCAGTCGGCCACGACCCTGTCCGGAGGCGAGGCACAGCGCATCAAGCTCGCGAAGGAACTGAGCCGCCGCGCCACCGGCAAGACCCTGTACATTCTCGACGAGCCGACCACCGGCCTGCACTTCGACGACATTCGCCGACTGCTCGACGTCCTCGGCCGGCTGGTCGATGCCGGCAACACGGTCGTCGTGATCGAGCACAACCTCGACGTCGTGAAGACGGCCGACTACGTCATCGACCTCGGCCCCGGCGGCGGCGAAAACGGCGGGCGCGTCGTCGCGGCCGGCCCCCCCGAAGAGATCGCCCGGGCCCCGGAGTCGGCCACCGGCGCATTCCTTCGTCCGCTGCTACCCGGGCTGGCGGCGTAGTAGACCGAGTCCACGGTCCAAAGTCCCGGGTCCCAGGCGGGAACTCGGACTTCAATTCGCAACCTGTCTGAATAGAATCCAGAATCTGGGATGGTCGAACCACCAAGTCGTAGGCATTCACGCCGCCCGCGTTTTGACGAGCAGTTCGACGTCGCAGTCGAGGATACGGAGCAATGAGAGCATCCGGTCGACCGACTTCTTGTAGTTAGTCTGGTCGAGTAAGCGGTAGAACTGCGCCGGTGACGTGCGCAAGCGACGGATCATCTCGCGCCGGCTCAGCGGACTGCGGGGCAGCCGCCGCTGCGCCTCCAACGTAAGTTGGTAGAGCAGCAAATCTCGCATGTAGGTCGGATCCCGGTTGTACTCCAGCACGTGGTCGAGATGCACGCTGCCCTGCCGGCCGGACTCGAGCGTATAGCTGAACGCTTCACTGCCGAGCTCGTCGTCGACGTGCGCTTCGCACACTCTGTCGCTGGTTGTGGGGCGGATCTCGAGCCTGGCGTAGGGAAAAACATACGTGTGTCGACCCGCTCTGATCTCGAATGCCTTTCGGCGATTATTCACGGACACCCGCGCAATTTTCATAACACACCTTCGCTCTTCAGCGCTTCGATGAGCGCCAGTAGCCTGGCGCTCGGCTTCCCTTTCATCGGCACATTGGCGTCGAGATCCCACTTCAACACGAGTCGCGCGTCGCGATAAACGTGCACGTGTCTCGGCCCGTGATCCCCCTTACACGTCAGGAAGACATAGTTCCCACGTCGAATCTTCGCCACACGAAACGCTACCCCGGAGGGTAACGGTTATCAACCTGCTGCAGCGGTGCGGGTCCCCTCTGTGCCAATGAGTATCCCCTGCAGGTCAGGCAGGCGCCGCGATTGTTGCGTAATAGTTGACTTGCTGCGACGCACGACGTGGCCTGACAGCACGCTGCCTCGGAAGTGGAACCCGAATTCCGTCCTCGCACAGTCCGCGTATGTGCAGCTCGAACGAGGCCCGTGTTCCCTTCGGCATGTGTCGTCTTCCGGATGCCCCTTTGACAGCGACGCGCCCCCGCTTCGCGGCGCGCTTGCACTGGCGATGGCTGCCCTTCATGACAACCCTTAGTACTCGTCGGCATAAGTATGGCAACGTATCCGCAGCCGCTCACCCGTAAATCGTACAGGGATCTCGCAACCTTCCGGGGTGAGACACGAGTCCTTCCGCTTCGTCCGCGGTAAACGCGCCCGGAGGTCGCACTCCGCCTCGGAGCCACCCGTGCATTTCTCATCTTGCTTAAGTGCCAGATCTCTGATGACAACTACGGCGAGCCATCCGCACCTGCGGGGCGGTGGCATCAATAGAGCGAGGGGAGGATACCGATGCGACACGCGGGACTGCACATCGTGACCGTGGGAGTGTTCCTGGCGGCGGCGCCGGCGGCGGGGGCGCTGACGCCCGAACAGAAATGCCAGGCCGGTAAGAATCAGGTCGCCGGCAAGTACGCCGACTGCCGGCAGAAGGCGGAGGCGAAGCTGGTCAAGACCGGGGACGTGACGAAATACGCCGCCGCTATCGGCAAGTGCGAAACGAAGTTCCAGGACAAGTGGCAGAAGCTCATCGATGCGGCCACCGCTGCCAGCGCGACCTGCCCCGATGCACCCCTGGCCGTGTCGGCATACAAGGATGTCATCGACGACCACACCGACAACATCGCGCAAGCGCTTGGCGGTAGCGGCTTCGACGTGTGTCAGGCGTTCCCGGAGTCGGGCCAGACGACGTGCTGGGACAGCAGCGGCACGGTAGTCACGTGTGCCGGCACGGCACACGACGGCGACGTTCGCGCCGGGGCTGCGCTGGCATACACGGACAACGGCGACGGTACGATCACCGATATGAACACCAGACTGATGTGGGCAAAGAAGAGCGACGACGGTTCGATCCACGACAAGGACACGAATTACACGTGGGACAACGCGTACGCGACGTACGTCGCCGCGCTGAACGCACCGCCGTGTTTCGCCGGGCACTGCGACTGGCGGCTGCCGAACATCAGAGAGTTGCTGAGCATCGTCAATTACGGGATTCCGCCCCCCGGACCGGTGGTGGACCCGGTGTTCAATACGTCGTGCACGGGCGGCTGTACGGTGACGGGCTGCAGTTGCACCGTGCTGTACACCTACTGGTCGTCGACGACCTATGCCCCCAGCCCGCAGTTTGCGTGGACGGTGTCCTTTGACAATGGCACCGTCGGCCCGATCTCCAAGCCCAGCAATTATCGCGTTCGCGCAGTGCGGGGCGGCGTGTAATTCCGCGCCGCGCGTTGCGCTTCGCGGGACAGGCTGGGGCGGGCCGGATGCGCCGACTTGCGAATTCCGAGTTTGCGCGCACGGCGCGAGGAACTTCCTGGATGATCGAGGAGCAGTGCGCCACCGTTCGTGCCGAGTAGCGCCGTCTGGACAACCCGATCGCCCTGAGTAGCCGATGTCTTCTCGATCGGCGTATCGAAGGGTTCAGGCGCGTATCGAGGCACGTCTGATGTGACCCCTCGATACGGCCCCTGAACAAACGGGTCCTACTCGGGGCGAACGGGGAGTTGCGGGCATTGGGTTGCGGGTGGCAGCCCGCGCCGACTTGCGAATTCCGAGGATGTCAGCGCCGCCGGCGTCGGTGGCCAGGTCGGCATCGGCACGGCCGGGAACTGCCAGTTCGTGTTGCCGCCGAGGTCGATGGCCCGCGGACTCGCCACACACTGCGTTGCCCCGGCGAACGGAGTGCCCGTCATTACCGAAACCGGCTGGCATTGCGCCTTATACGGGCTTGACTGCCCGCAGACCGGCCGATATTAGACCTATGAGGTCTGAATTGGATCTATCTCCCGGATGAAGCCGAGAAGATCCGGAGAACACGACGAATACCCGGTGGCGTCGAGCGCATGCCCGCCAGCCGCCGTGAGGAGGATTTGAATGGGCCGGCTGATCTACATGGACAACCATGCCACCACAGCGATGGACCCGCGGGTGCTGGAGGCGATGCTGCCGTTCTTCACGGAGAAATTCGGCAACGCGGCCAGCCGTAACCATCAGTTCGGCTGGGAAGCGGAGGCCGCCGTCGACCGGAGCCGGGAGACGATCGCCCGGCTGATCGACGCGAAGGCCAAGGAAATCATCTTCACCAGTGGGGCCACGGAATCCAACAACCTCGCCATCAAGGGCGTTGTGGATTTCTACAAAGACAAGGGCCACCACATCGTCACCGCGACCACCGAACACAAGGCCGTCATCGACACCTGCAGAGCGCTGGAGCGCAACGGGCGGGCGCAGGTCACTTACCTGCCCGTGGACCATCACGGGTGTATCGACCTCGACGACCTGCGTCGAGCAATCACCGACAAAACTATCCTGATCTCGATCATGCACGCCAACAACGAGATCGGCACGGTGCATCCCCTGCGGGAAATCGGCAAGATCGCCAAGGAAAAGGGCGTCCTCTTCCACACCGACGCGACCCAGGCGGTCGGCAAGATCCCCGTCGACGTCGAGGCCATGGGGATCGACCTGCTGTCCTGCACCGGCCACAAGATTTACGGCCCCAAAGGCTGTGGCGTCCTGTACGTCCGCGCCAAGGGCCCGCGAGTCCGCCTCGTGCCGCAGATGGACGGCGGCGGACACGAACGCGGGATGCGCTCGGGCACTCTCAACGTCCCGGGCATAGTCGGCTTCGGCAAGGCCTGCGAACTCGTCGCCGCGGAGATGGAAGGCGAGGCCGCGCGCACCCTCGCACTGCGCGAGCGGCTGTATCGAGGATTGTCCGACCAGCTCGACGAGATCTACGTCAACGGCCACCCGACCGAGCGCCTGCCCGGCAATCTCAACGTCAGCTTCGCTTACGTCGAAGGCGAATCGCTCCTGATGGGCCTCAAGGACATCGCCGTGTCCTCGGGTTCGGCCTGCACGTCAGCCACACTCGAGCCTTCGTACGTGCTGCGCGCGCTGGGCGTCGGCGAGGAACTGGCGCATACGTCGATTCGCTTCGGACTTGGCCGCTTCAACACCGACGACGACGTCGACTACGTCGTCCAGCGCGTGGTCCACGAAGTGAAGCGTCTGCGCGACATGTCGCCGCTTTACGAAATGGCAAGGGAAGGCATCGATTTGAAGTCGTACAACTGGGCGCGCGAGTAAGGCGCGCGGCGGAGGAACGGCATGGCATACAGCAACAAGGTCATCGATCATTACGAGAATCCCCGCAATGTCGGTGGGTTCGCCAAGGACGAGCCCAACGTCGGCACCGGCGTCGTGGGCGCCCCCGAGTGCGGCGACGTCATGAAGCTGCAGCTCAAGATCACCGACGAAGGCGTCATCGAAGACGCCCGTTTCAAGACCTTCGGCTGCGGCAGCGCCATCGCCAGCTCGAGCTACGTCACCGAGCTCGTGAAGGGCAAGACCCTCGACGAGGCACTCGAGATCAAGAACACGGAAATCGTGCAGGAACTCAGCCTGCCCCCGGTCAAGATCCACTGCTCGGTGCTTGCCGAGGACGCCATCAAAGCCGCCATCCACGATTGGAAGGCGCGCAAGGGCGACGCCGAGGCCGAGCCCAGGGCGGCTGCCAACGAATAGGGAGTCACGGCGTGGCCATCTCGCTCTCAGCAAATGCCGCGGCGAAAATTCGCGGTCTTCTCGCCCAGGGCGGCGACAAACCCGCAACCGGCCTGCGGGTCAAGGTGGTCGGCGGCGGCTGCTCCGGCCTCCAGTACAAGATGGACCTCGACGTGGAACGCCCGGGCGACAAGGTTTTCGGCGAGACCGACGCGCCGCTGCTGGTCGACCGCAAGAGCTTCCTTTACCTGAACGGCACCGAACTCGATTACAACGAGGGGCTGATGCACTCCGGCTTCACCCTGCAGAACCCCAACGTCAAGCGCTCCTGCGGCTGCGGGGCGTCGTTTACGGTGTGAACGCGCGAGGCTCCGATCGCGATGGCTGCCAGCCTGGTTTCGTTCTCCCAGCACGAGGAAGGCACCTGGACTGCCGGGGAGCGGGTGCATTGCTGGCAGTGCGGAGCCGAGCATTCGCCGGACTATTTCTGCCCCGCCTGCGGAGCCATCCAGCCGCTACCGGAACAGGTCGATTACTTTCGCATCA
This Candidatus Binatia bacterium DNA region includes the following protein-coding sequences:
- a CDS encoding helix-turn-helix domain-containing protein translates to MTKSVFTGKYESLRKLLVEARRVAGLTQAELAGRLERPQSYVSKYERGERRLDVVEFIEVANTLGFSASDAVETIRKIEEEVATRRKRRRR
- the uvrA gene encoding excinuclease ABC subunit UvrA, with the translated sequence MAQHISIVGARQHNLKNVSVDIPRDKLVVITGLSGSGKSSLAFDTLYAEGQRRYVESLSAYARQFLEQMEKPDVDSIDGLSPAIAIEQRTTSRNPRSTVGTVTEIYDYLRVLFARIGTPFCHRCGRPIQPQTIQQIVDRLLALPEGTGIHVLAPVARDRKGEYRKELLALRKAGFVRVRIDGALRDLAEDIALARTVAHTIEVLVDRLVIRPGIARRLADSLEVAFKQANDVAHIEVLGPSRDTVRDDFVVSQRFACVHCGVSFAELTPRMFSFNNPQGACPTCGGLGERLYFDPDLVVPNPALSVPNGAVAPWERKSSYLRPAIWKALARHFKVDPDTPFKDLPKTARDGLLHGTTQSVTFVFEKANRRYEFRRPFEGVIPNLERRMKETQSDWMREELERFMNSRPCESCHGARLKPEALAVRLHGKSIVDVTAMSIRQAIGYFSALPLTPQEHEIARRILKEVTERLGFLADVGLDYLTLDRPAATLSGGEAQRIRLATQIGASLVGVLYILDEPSIGLHQQDNRRLLATLRRLRDLGNTVLVVEHDRDAITEADYVIDMGPGAGAHGGEVVARGTPAQIMTDPRSLTGQYLSGQRGIAVPAARRGGSLLSLTITGARQNNLRNLNVSIPLGTLTCVTGLSGSGKSTLIVDTLYRALAQRLSGAKEKPGIHDELRGWQCLDKVIDVDQSPIGRTPRSNPATYTGVFAHIRDLFAQLPEARTRGYGPGRFSFNVKGGRCEACRGDGSIRIEMHFLPDVFVTCEVCGGRRYNRETLEVRFKGRNIADVLDLSVAQAIEVLSHVPPIRHKLETLRDVGLDYIHLGQSATTLSGGEAQRIKLAKELSRRATGKTLYILDEPTTGLHFDDIRRLLDVLGRLVDAGNTVVVIEHNLDVVKTADYVIDLGPGGGENGGRVVAAGPPEEIARAPESATGAFLRPLLPGLAA
- a CDS encoding DUF1566 domain-containing protein is translated as MRHAGLHIVTVGVFLAAAPAAGALTPEQKCQAGKNQVAGKYADCRQKAEAKLVKTGDVTKYAAAIGKCETKFQDKWQKLIDAATAASATCPDAPLAVSAYKDVIDDHTDNIAQALGGSGFDVCQAFPESGQTTCWDSSGTVVTCAGTAHDGDVRAGAALAYTDNGDGTITDMNTRLMWAKKSDDGSIHDKDTNYTWDNAYATYVAALNAPPCFAGHCDWRLPNIRELLSIVNYGIPPPGPVVDPVFNTSCTGGCTVTGCSCTVLYTYWSSTTYAPSPQFAWTVSFDNGTVGPISKPSNYRVRAVRGGV
- a CDS encoding IscS subfamily cysteine desulfurase encodes the protein MGRLIYMDNHATTAMDPRVLEAMLPFFTEKFGNAASRNHQFGWEAEAAVDRSRETIARLIDAKAKEIIFTSGATESNNLAIKGVVDFYKDKGHHIVTATTEHKAVIDTCRALERNGRAQVTYLPVDHHGCIDLDDLRRAITDKTILISIMHANNEIGTVHPLREIGKIAKEKGVLFHTDATQAVGKIPVDVEAMGIDLLSCTGHKIYGPKGCGVLYVRAKGPRVRLVPQMDGGGHERGMRSGTLNVPGIVGFGKACELVAAEMEGEAARTLALRERLYRGLSDQLDEIYVNGHPTERLPGNLNVSFAYVEGESLLMGLKDIAVSSGSACTSATLEPSYVLRALGVGEELAHTSIRFGLGRFNTDDDVDYVVQRVVHEVKRLRDMSPLYEMAREGIDLKSYNWARE
- the iscU gene encoding Fe-S cluster assembly scaffold IscU yields the protein MAYSNKVIDHYENPRNVGGFAKDEPNVGTGVVGAPECGDVMKLQLKITDEGVIEDARFKTFGCGSAIASSSYVTELVKGKTLDEALEIKNTEIVQELSLPPVKIHCSVLAEDAIKAAIHDWKARKGDAEAEPRAAANE
- a CDS encoding iron-sulfur cluster assembly accessory protein produces the protein MAISLSANAAAKIRGLLAQGGDKPATGLRVKVVGGGCSGLQYKMDLDVERPGDKVFGETDAPLLVDRKSFLYLNGTELDYNEGLMHSGFTLQNPNVKRSCGCGASFTV